One genomic region from Chthonomonas calidirosea T49 encodes:
- a CDS encoding D-galactonate dehydratase family protein has protein sequence MKITDIEVYLTCLGRNYLFIKVLTDTPGLWGIGEGTLNGSEPIVASTIQHITPLLIGQDPQRIEDIWHLVYRQGYWRGGPIFMAALAAIDLALWDIKGKIANLPVYQLLGGRARDGVMCYSHAGGRDEQECEDNARKLIEQGFRAVRCQVGPYGGAGVIGELPPLHPEAPPTSLYEPTPYLLQVPKLFAHLRSKLGMEVELLHDVHEQLDPIQAARLAKEVEPYRLFYLEDPLMPEHRESWPLVRAASTTPLAIGEIFTSRWDCLPVFMNRWIDYIRIKPLHVGGLTEARKIMVLAEPFNVRSAFHGAADIGPVAQAASVALQITIPNFGIQEWTRFPEPVYDVIEGIPEMRQGFLYPTERPGLGIEIDTAKLQKYPYKRAFMPIVRRADGTMHVY, from the coding sequence ATGAAGATCACCGATATTGAGGTCTATCTAACGTGTCTAGGTAGAAACTATCTGTTCATCAAAGTGCTGACGGACACTCCTGGGCTATGGGGTATTGGAGAAGGCACGCTCAACGGCAGTGAGCCGATCGTGGCTTCTACCATCCAACATATCACTCCATTACTTATTGGACAGGATCCCCAGCGCATCGAAGACATCTGGCACCTGGTCTATCGGCAGGGATACTGGCGTGGTGGCCCCATCTTCATGGCCGCTCTTGCCGCGATAGACCTAGCGCTTTGGGACATCAAGGGAAAAATCGCTAACCTGCCGGTTTATCAGCTGCTTGGAGGGCGGGCAAGGGATGGGGTGATGTGTTATAGCCATGCAGGAGGTCGGGATGAGCAGGAGTGTGAAGATAACGCTCGTAAGCTTATAGAGCAGGGGTTTCGGGCGGTTCGATGTCAGGTAGGCCCTTACGGAGGTGCAGGCGTTATCGGCGAGTTACCACCCTTGCATCCGGAAGCTCCCCCAACGAGCCTCTATGAGCCAACGCCCTATCTACTACAGGTGCCCAAACTATTTGCTCATTTAAGAAGCAAACTCGGCATGGAGGTAGAGCTGCTGCACGATGTGCACGAACAGCTTGACCCCATTCAGGCGGCGCGGCTCGCCAAGGAGGTCGAGCCGTATCGCCTTTTCTATCTCGAAGACCCTCTTATGCCGGAGCATCGAGAGAGTTGGCCGCTTGTGCGTGCGGCATCCACAACCCCCTTGGCGATTGGCGAGATATTTACGTCGCGTTGGGACTGTCTGCCGGTTTTTATGAATCGGTGGATAGATTACATTCGCATTAAGCCTCTTCATGTGGGTGGCTTGACAGAAGCGCGCAAGATCATGGTGCTAGCCGAGCCGTTCAATGTACGAAGCGCTTTTCACGGGGCGGCGGATATAGGGCCTGTAGCCCAAGCAGCTTCCGTGGCGTTACAGATTACGATCCCGAACTTTGGCATTCAGGAGTGGACACGATTTCCGGAGCCGGTTTATGATGTTATCGAGGGTATTCCTGAGATGCGACAGGGCTTTCTTTACCCCACTGAACGCCCGGGTTTAGGGATTGAGATAGATACAGCGAAGCTGCAAAAATATCCTTATAAGCGAGCTTTCATGCCCATAGTGCGCCGTGCCGACGGTACGATGCATGTTTATTGA
- a CDS encoding adenine phosphoribosyltransferase, translated as MEKLLAEALVRDVPDFPKPGILFKDITPVLQDYDALRQVIDKMTEQSRPLKVDVVVGIEARGFIFGAPLALELEVGFVPLRKLGKLPYNRLVEEYALEYGTNTVEIHTDSIKPGQRVLIVDDVLATGGTAAAAARLVERAGGQVAGLCFLIELDFLEGRKALENYPIISLIRYQE; from the coding sequence ATGGAAAAACTTTTGGCTGAAGCTCTTGTACGTGATGTGCCGGATTTTCCAAAACCCGGCATCCTTTTCAAGGATATTACACCGGTATTGCAAGATTATGATGCCCTCAGACAGGTCATAGATAAGATGACCGAACAAAGTCGCCCCCTAAAGGTGGATGTGGTCGTGGGCATCGAAGCGCGAGGATTCATCTTTGGCGCCCCGCTGGCGCTCGAGTTGGAAGTTGGTTTCGTGCCGCTACGCAAGCTCGGCAAACTGCCCTACAATCGTCTTGTTGAAGAGTACGCTCTGGAGTATGGCACCAACACCGTAGAGATACACACGGACTCCATTAAACCGGGTCAACGAGTGCTCATTGTGGATGATGTACTTGCAACCGGAGGCACAGCGGCCGCAGCCGCTCGACTTGTGGAACGAGCTGGAGGGCAGGTAGCCGGCCTCTGCTTCCTCATCGAGCTAGACTTTCTTGAGGGGCGAAAAGCCCTCGAAAACTACCCGATCATCAGCCTTATTCGCTATCAAGAATAG
- a CDS encoding type III pantothenate kinase, whose translation MLLALDVGNTNIVFGVYPNHQDAIIGPWRLHTDRDRTADEHGVLIKALLEHNGLHLSDVKHVALSSVVPTMNDTLVELSQRYFGVQPFIVTPHVQLGISIHYSPLSDVGADRLCNAVGAFARYGGPAIVVDFGTATTFDVIAPNGDYLGGAILPGIGISMDALFRQASRLFRVEFVAPPKAVGTNTVHAIQSGLVFGYAGQTDAMVERIRSEIGQNARVIATGGLAELIHSASRTIEIVDQLVTLDGLRILFERNKPDDSS comes from the coding sequence ATGCTGCTTGCACTCGATGTCGGCAACACGAATATCGTCTTTGGGGTCTACCCAAACCACCAAGACGCTATCATTGGCCCTTGGAGGCTTCATACCGATCGCGACCGCACAGCCGACGAGCACGGCGTGCTGATCAAAGCGCTGCTGGAACACAATGGACTGCATCTTAGCGACGTCAAACATGTGGCCCTATCAAGCGTCGTTCCCACTATGAACGACACTTTGGTCGAGTTGTCGCAGCGCTATTTTGGCGTACAGCCTTTTATTGTCACACCTCACGTTCAACTCGGCATCTCCATCCACTACTCGCCCCTCTCTGATGTGGGAGCCGATCGCCTCTGCAATGCAGTGGGAGCCTTTGCCCGCTACGGTGGCCCAGCGATCGTGGTGGATTTTGGAACAGCTACCACCTTCGATGTCATTGCGCCTAATGGCGACTATTTGGGGGGAGCGATCCTGCCCGGCATCGGCATCTCGATGGATGCGCTCTTCCGCCAAGCCTCACGGCTTTTCAGGGTGGAGTTTGTCGCTCCCCCCAAAGCTGTTGGAACCAACACAGTTCACGCCATTCAAAGTGGTCTCGTCTTCGGTTATGCGGGCCAGACCGATGCTATGGTGGAAAGAATACGGAGCGAAATCGGGCAGAATGCTCGTGTCATCGCCACAGGAGGCCTAGCAGAGCTGATCCACAGCGCAAGTCGAACGATCGAGATCGTAGATCAGTTAGTTACTCTTGATGGGCTTCGCATTTTGTTTGAGCGAAACAAGCCTGACGATTCATCATAA
- a CDS encoding anthrax toxin lethal factor-related metalloendopeptidase: MIARNPIKHLSMGTIFMAALLASLVGTKTVSAELRFYDDAPHASTWQAFYSQLPAIWKTDKIIIVQEVSHQQLAQIFKETYGYVPANVNDMDGCYQFGGERIDADATISILNTLHGDAAIEVFAHEYGHFVWDQLLDRAQRAAYRQLWQQQKAQHRLVTGYAATSPEEGFAETFAYFFCNRNELHAKDRPSETFLSALLDTPADKKQVAQATP, encoded by the coding sequence ATGATAGCGCGAAACCCCATAAAACACCTCTCTATGGGAACGATTTTCATGGCTGCTCTGTTGGCTAGCCTAGTGGGAACGAAAACGGTCTCTGCCGAACTCCGTTTCTACGATGATGCCCCCCATGCCAGCACGTGGCAAGCCTTCTACAGCCAACTACCAGCTATCTGGAAAACCGATAAGATCATCATTGTGCAAGAGGTCTCTCATCAGCAACTTGCGCAGATTTTTAAAGAGACCTATGGCTATGTGCCTGCCAATGTTAACGACATGGATGGCTGTTATCAGTTCGGTGGTGAGCGGATAGATGCTGACGCTACTATCAGCATCCTAAATACACTTCATGGAGATGCTGCTATCGAGGTATTTGCCCACGAATACGGACATTTCGTCTGGGATCAGCTCCTCGATCGAGCCCAAAGAGCGGCTTATCGCCAGCTTTGGCAGCAACAAAAAGCGCAACATCGTCTCGTAACCGGCTATGCTGCGACCTCCCCTGAAGAGGGTTTTGCAGAAACTTTCGCTTACTTCTTTTGTAATCGTAACGAGCTTCATGCCAAAGACCGCCCTTCCGAAACTTTCCTATCTGCGCTTCTAGATACGCCGGCTGACAAAAAACAAGTGGCGCAAGCCACTCCTTGA
- a CDS encoding glycoside hydrolase family 2 protein, protein MQSCVRGEEWHAAPGPLKTRWTDSVSPTNDHPEYPRPQMQRSVWQNLNGLWEYAILPKEAAWSGTADGRILVPFPIESALSGVMRSVLPSERVWYHRTFEVPSSWHGKRVLLHFGAVDWETNVWVNGKKVGTHRGGYDPFTFDITDALKSSGPQDLLVSVYDPTDGEEGGLQPHGKQTLHPGGIMYTPTTGIWQTVWLEPVPSTYISDLKIVPDIDRAQLHLTVFVNGPTTGYEVEAQATEQDHVVARGVGAPNTELTLSIPDEKLWSPDEPFLYGLTVTLRNADGAVDTVKSYFGMRKISIGPDEKGITRILLNNKPIFQIGLLDQGFWPDGLYTAPSEAAMRYDLETIKRLGFNLLRKHVKVEPDVWYSLCDHLGILVWQDMPSASRPANLDPEMLAQRDQEFENELKAMIRTHWNHPCIIMWVPFNEGWGQFDTPQIVSMIKKLDPSRLVDNASGWTDAGVGDVIDMHNYPGPGSPKPEPHRAAVLGEFGGLGFAIKGHTWSQKSWGYQGLPNREMLTLRYAQLLQKVWQLRENPGLCAAVYTQLSDVETECNGIMTYDRAEIKMNPKIMTEVNQGKFDNVPPFPEPAVLTKTILWRYTTKSPGEGWFLPGFDDSGWKEGPAGFGTQGTPGAIVHTEWNTDDIWLRRTVDLNADLLKHPLLLIHHDEDVQVYINGVLAFEEPGFLTEYEVVPIRPEALKTLHPGPNLLAVHCHQTTGGQYVDVEFVGEASEVEKTAHAK, encoded by the coding sequence ATGCAGAGCTGTGTGAGAGGGGAGGAATGGCATGCGGCCCCGGGCCCTCTGAAAACGCGCTGGACCGACTCGGTATCGCCAACCAACGATCACCCTGAGTATCCGCGTCCACAGATGCAGAGGAGCGTTTGGCAGAATCTCAATGGGCTTTGGGAGTATGCTATCCTTCCAAAGGAGGCTGCCTGGTCGGGGACGGCTGACGGCCGTATTCTGGTGCCTTTCCCGATAGAGTCGGCACTGTCGGGAGTCATGCGCTCGGTCTTGCCAAGTGAGCGCGTATGGTATCACCGCACTTTCGAGGTGCCGTCCAGCTGGCATGGAAAACGTGTGTTGTTGCATTTCGGGGCTGTAGATTGGGAGACGAACGTATGGGTCAATGGGAAAAAGGTCGGCACGCATAGAGGGGGCTACGATCCCTTTACGTTCGATATCACCGATGCGCTAAAATCGAGTGGACCACAAGACCTGCTGGTCTCTGTTTATGATCCGACGGACGGCGAAGAGGGGGGACTACAGCCTCATGGAAAGCAGACACTGCACCCCGGCGGCATCATGTATACGCCGACCACAGGGATTTGGCAAACGGTTTGGCTTGAACCGGTACCCTCTACCTATATATCCGATCTCAAGATCGTCCCCGATATAGACCGTGCTCAACTTCACCTTACGGTGTTCGTTAACGGCCCCACAACGGGCTATGAGGTTGAAGCACAGGCAACGGAGCAGGATCATGTGGTGGCGAGAGGTGTCGGGGCGCCCAATACGGAGCTAACGCTATCTATTCCCGATGAGAAGTTGTGGTCCCCAGACGAGCCGTTCCTTTACGGGCTCACGGTGACGTTGCGCAATGCCGACGGCGCTGTGGACACCGTGAAGAGTTACTTCGGGATGCGCAAAATCTCGATAGGGCCGGATGAAAAGGGGATTACGCGTATCTTGCTAAATAACAAACCGATTTTTCAAATAGGTCTATTAGACCAAGGGTTTTGGCCTGATGGACTCTACACGGCGCCGAGCGAGGCTGCTATGCGCTACGACTTGGAGACGATCAAACGGCTTGGGTTCAACCTTTTACGGAAACATGTGAAGGTCGAACCAGACGTTTGGTACTCTCTTTGCGACCATCTTGGCATCCTGGTGTGGCAAGACATGCCCAGCGCCAGTCGCCCGGCGAATTTGGATCCGGAGATGCTGGCTCAACGCGATCAGGAGTTCGAAAACGAGCTCAAAGCGATGATCCGGACGCATTGGAACCATCCCTGCATCATCATGTGGGTGCCGTTTAATGAGGGATGGGGACAGTTTGATACGCCGCAGATTGTCTCCATGATAAAAAAGCTGGACCCCTCTCGTCTAGTGGATAATGCGAGTGGATGGACAGATGCGGGGGTTGGCGATGTGATTGACATGCATAACTATCCAGGGCCGGGTAGTCCGAAGCCGGAACCACATCGTGCGGCCGTTCTCGGCGAGTTTGGCGGGCTTGGTTTTGCGATAAAAGGGCACACTTGGTCACAAAAATCTTGGGGCTATCAGGGGCTTCCTAATCGCGAGATGCTCACGTTGCGCTACGCTCAATTGTTGCAAAAGGTGTGGCAGCTACGCGAAAATCCGGGGCTGTGCGCAGCTGTTTACACACAGTTGAGCGATGTGGAGACAGAGTGCAATGGGATCATGACCTATGATCGTGCAGAGATCAAGATGAACCCGAAAATCATGACGGAGGTGAACCAAGGTAAGTTCGATAACGTACCTCCTTTTCCAGAGCCTGCCGTGCTGACAAAGACCATCCTTTGGAGATATACTACCAAGAGCCCGGGAGAGGGGTGGTTCCTGCCAGGCTTCGACGACTCGGGATGGAAAGAGGGGCCGGCAGGGTTCGGCACCCAGGGTACTCCAGGAGCCATCGTTCATACTGAATGGAATACGGACGATATTTGGTTGCGACGCACGGTAGACCTGAACGCCGATCTCCTAAAGCATCCTTTGTTGCTTATCCATCACGATGAGGATGTGCAGGTCTATATCAACGGTGTCCTCGCATTTGAGGAACCGGGCTTTTTGACGGAGTATGAGGTCGTGCCGATACGTCCGGAGGCCCTAAAAACCCTGCATCCTGGACCAAATCTACTTGCGGTGCACTGCCACCAGACGACGGGAGGTCAGTATGTGGATGTGGAGTTTGTTGGAGAGGCGAGTGAGGTGGAGAAGACGGCGCATGCTAAGTAG
- a CDS encoding glycoside hydrolase family 127 protein, which produces MLSRVLCAISILCATVGLGGAAAVCGAKMLPRSFWPGIVQPFDMRDVRLLPSPFLTAREADAHYLLSLDPNRLLYNFRVNAGLPHPGRPLGGWESPDCELRGHFVGHYLSACSLLYRATGDEAFRQRVDYLVAELAKCQEALGGEYLSAFPTSFFDRLEAGQPVWAPYYTIHKIMAGLVDAYTLCGNKQALRVAERMAAYFKKRTDRLAPWQMDRVLQVEFGGMPAVLYRLYTLTHNPDDLVLAHRFDQASFLGPLALHHDDLTGIHANTHIPKILGAARRYELFRDPTYRSIVSYFWDLVTQTRSYATGGSNAGEYWGPPNRLANTLVSNNQETCTTYNMLKVTRTLFTWTADEKYADFYERALYNGILEAQDPQTGMMIYYTPLAAGSVKQWGTPTHSFWCCYGTGVESFAKLNDSIYFHSSDALYVNLFIPSELDWRQRGLRLVQETTFPETDTTELLFHLHTPTKLTLYLRVPAWTTADYRVWVNGRPFRSAVKPGSYLPVERVWRDGDTVKMMMPMPLHTVPMPDDKDMVAFTVGPIVLAGIITPEVRETYLLDAHGMPLAAGYFPVNGGSMPMLRPVAGLPLVYKSVGADPTITFIPLYKVIHQAYGVYWRLMDKGSPQYAQFKAAMVERAQRDALVVDRIQPGDVNSEQAHHLQAHDSNTGVFNGGQWRDGTGSFSWQLKVLPDQPMVLSCMYWGDEGGERVFDILVNGQKLATQTLLHNHPGAFFEVDYPIPFDWTRGKQSITVTFQAHPGAIAGGVFRCEVRRQASPSQSVLKER; this is translated from the coding sequence ATGCTAAGTAGAGTGCTTTGCGCTATCAGCATTTTGTGCGCGACTGTGGGTTTAGGAGGGGCGGCGGCAGTATGCGGTGCGAAGATGCTGCCGCGCTCCTTCTGGCCAGGGATCGTTCAGCCGTTCGATATGCGCGATGTGCGGTTGCTCCCAAGCCCATTCCTCACAGCTCGTGAGGCCGACGCACACTATTTGCTCTCCCTCGATCCGAACCGTCTGCTCTATAACTTTCGTGTCAATGCAGGGTTGCCACATCCGGGGCGACCATTGGGCGGCTGGGAATCGCCCGATTGCGAGCTGCGCGGCCACTTTGTGGGGCATTATCTTTCCGCCTGTTCCTTGCTTTATAGAGCGACAGGGGATGAGGCATTCAGGCAACGTGTGGACTACTTGGTGGCCGAATTGGCAAAGTGTCAGGAAGCGTTGGGAGGCGAATATCTTTCTGCCTTTCCGACCTCTTTCTTCGATAGGTTGGAAGCGGGACAACCGGTTTGGGCACCCTACTACACCATTCATAAGATCATGGCCGGGCTGGTGGATGCCTACACGCTTTGCGGCAATAAGCAGGCTTTACGGGTGGCGGAGCGCATGGCGGCCTACTTCAAAAAGCGTACCGACCGTCTCGCCCCCTGGCAGATGGATCGGGTGCTGCAGGTGGAGTTTGGTGGAATGCCGGCAGTGCTCTACCGGCTTTATACACTGACTCACAATCCGGACGATCTCGTGTTGGCCCATCGTTTCGATCAAGCCTCTTTCTTAGGGCCTCTAGCTCTTCATCATGATGATCTCACCGGTATCCACGCAAACACCCATATTCCAAAGATATTGGGGGCAGCGAGGCGCTATGAGCTGTTCAGAGACCCGACCTACCGCTCCATTGTTAGCTATTTCTGGGATCTGGTGACGCAAACACGCTCTTATGCCACTGGTGGAAGCAATGCAGGAGAATACTGGGGCCCGCCGAACCGATTAGCAAATACGCTTGTCTCCAATAATCAAGAGACGTGTACGACCTATAACATGCTGAAGGTCACGCGTACCTTATTCACCTGGACAGCAGATGAAAAGTACGCTGATTTTTATGAGCGAGCCCTCTACAATGGCATTCTCGAAGCCCAAGATCCTCAGACTGGTATGATGATCTACTACACGCCGCTTGCAGCCGGTAGTGTGAAGCAGTGGGGGACGCCAACCCATTCGTTTTGGTGTTGTTACGGCACCGGGGTCGAATCGTTTGCGAAACTGAACGACAGTATCTATTTTCATAGCTCGGATGCTCTTTATGTCAATCTCTTTATTCCATCGGAGCTAGATTGGCGGCAAAGGGGCCTTCGTCTCGTTCAGGAAACGACCTTCCCTGAGACAGACACTACCGAGCTGCTATTTCATCTACATACCCCCACAAAACTGACGCTCTACCTTCGAGTGCCCGCTTGGACAACTGCAGATTATCGGGTGTGGGTAAATGGGAGACCGTTCAGGTCTGCCGTAAAACCGGGTTCGTATCTCCCTGTGGAGCGGGTATGGCGCGACGGCGATACGGTTAAGATGATGATGCCCATGCCACTTCACACCGTACCTATGCCGGATGATAAGGACATGGTGGCCTTCACGGTGGGACCGATCGTTTTGGCCGGCATTATCACGCCAGAGGTGCGAGAGACCTACCTGTTAGATGCGCACGGCATGCCTCTAGCAGCCGGCTATTTCCCTGTCAACGGCGGTTCCATGCCCATGCTACGCCCTGTTGCCGGCTTGCCTTTAGTATATAAGAGCGTCGGAGCCGATCCGACGATCACCTTCATTCCACTCTACAAGGTGATTCATCAGGCTTATGGAGTCTATTGGAGATTGATGGACAAGGGTAGCCCACAATACGCTCAATTTAAAGCGGCCATGGTGGAGCGAGCTCAGCGAGATGCTCTGGTTGTAGATAGGATTCAGCCCGGCGACGTGAACTCGGAGCAGGCCCATCATTTGCAAGCGCATGACAGCAACACCGGTGTTTTTAATGGAGGGCAGTGGCGCGACGGTACCGGCTCTTTTTCCTGGCAGTTAAAAGTGCTACCCGACCAGCCGATGGTGCTCTCTTGCATGTATTGGGGAGATGAGGGGGGCGAACGCGTTTTCGATATCCTCGTGAATGGGCAAAAGTTAGCTACTCAGACACTACTTCACAACCACCCCGGCGCTTTCTTTGAGGTAGATTACCCTATTCCGTTCGATTGGACGCGCGGAAAACAGAGTATCACGGTTACTTTTCAAGCGCACCCCGGGGCGATTGCAGGGGGTGTTTTCCGATGCGAGGTGCGCCGTCAGGCATCCCCATCGCAGTCGGTGTTGAAAGAGAGATAG
- a CDS encoding WD40 repeat domain-containing protein: MRNLLGFIAFCLAALAPIFAAAQVWSPDAKQLIIESAPPLRLDFTSASAAVAPTPTPLLPNNASGSRFAFSPDGKTLAYRNGSGDLVLMNLADGKTITLESHLEAPVSWAPDSKTLAAVCRNEAGQLILHIDYREGGYRIKPITLPFHNLADTCQPVQWVPETDNVLLAGGDGTKRDLWMVDAGIPTQLTQTGDVLGFQVSPDGNRVVWIRRSPNTHYILFSLYELIINARSLRKLDFPSRLPQVNPNPHDAVDAVTQVVFSTDLSHIAFTSVQHKSPTTVTVWLTDIKGSMIQKITTLASPSTALPSFSPDGHLLAIFGKQQQTPVLVLFDLQANLGRSITLNSPGQ; encoded by the coding sequence GTGCGAAACCTTTTGGGTTTTATTGCCTTTTGCCTCGCGGCTCTGGCGCCCATCTTTGCAGCCGCGCAAGTCTGGAGTCCTGATGCCAAACAGCTGATCATCGAGAGTGCGCCCCCCTTACGCCTCGACTTTACTTCAGCATCTGCAGCCGTAGCACCTACCCCCACTCCTTTGTTGCCCAATAACGCATCGGGCTCTCGATTCGCCTTCTCTCCAGATGGCAAAACGCTTGCCTATCGTAATGGAAGTGGCGACCTTGTCCTCATGAACCTGGCCGACGGCAAAACAATCACCCTTGAAAGCCACCTAGAGGCGCCCGTCAGCTGGGCACCGGATTCCAAAACGCTTGCTGCGGTCTGCCGCAACGAGGCTGGACAACTTATTCTGCACATAGACTACCGCGAAGGGGGTTACCGCATAAAGCCCATTACACTCCCATTCCACAACCTAGCCGACACCTGTCAGCCCGTACAGTGGGTACCGGAAACCGATAACGTTCTCCTAGCCGGTGGTGATGGAACAAAGCGAGACCTCTGGATGGTAGACGCCGGCATTCCAACCCAACTGACACAGACAGGCGATGTGCTTGGTTTTCAGGTTTCGCCCGATGGTAATCGCGTGGTCTGGATACGTCGTAGTCCTAATACTCACTACATTCTGTTCTCGCTCTACGAACTTATCATTAACGCACGGAGCCTGCGTAAGCTCGATTTTCCTAGCCGCTTGCCGCAAGTCAATCCAAACCCACATGATGCCGTAGATGCGGTGACACAGGTTGTTTTTTCGACTGACCTGTCTCATATCGCCTTCACCTCCGTTCAGCACAAGTCGCCCACCACCGTAACGGTTTGGCTTACCGACATCAAAGGAAGCATGATACAGAAGATCACAACACTTGCTTCCCCTTCAACGGCCCTACCCTCCTTTTCACCCGATGGACACTTGCTTGCTATCTTTGGAAAACAGCAGCAAACTCCTGTGCTCGTTCTCTTCGACCTTCAAGCGAACCTCGGCCGCTCAATAACGCTGAACTCACCAGGACAGTAG
- the mtnA gene encoding S-methyl-5-thioribose-1-phosphate isomerase translates to MSEKRLGTALQTVEWREGRLVLIDQNALPHRLTYITYTDWQDVVEAIRTMVVRGAPAIGCTAALGMALGAQYSPPFATSDAFLAHLERMAQAFRSARPTAVNLFWAVDRVLAVARAASDSVEHIRQAVLEEALRMLEEDLQINRRLGYHGAQLLPQHASVLTHCNAGALATVGYGTALGVVRAAVELGKTVEVYADETRPRLQGMKLTAWELAQDSIPVTIITDNMAAVLMREGKIDCVIVGADRIAANGDTANKIGTYGLAVLAHYHRVPFYVAAPVSTFDLRLPSGDLIPIEQRDPQEVTHIQGNRIAPEGVPVLNPAFDVTPAELIQAFITEIGVLQPPFDTLHERLIGASSHHEP, encoded by the coding sequence ATGTCCGAGAAACGGCTAGGAACCGCTCTGCAAACAGTCGAGTGGCGCGAGGGACGTTTGGTTTTGATAGATCAAAACGCTCTTCCTCACCGCCTTACATACATAACCTACACCGACTGGCAAGACGTGGTAGAGGCTATTCGCACAATGGTCGTCCGAGGAGCCCCTGCCATCGGTTGCACGGCCGCGTTAGGGATGGCACTTGGTGCGCAGTATAGCCCTCCGTTCGCTACCAGTGACGCCTTCCTCGCCCATCTCGAAAGGATGGCCCAAGCTTTTCGATCCGCCCGACCAACCGCCGTCAATCTTTTTTGGGCTGTAGACCGTGTGCTTGCCGTCGCACGCGCGGCCTCAGATAGCGTGGAGCACATCCGTCAGGCCGTTCTAGAAGAGGCACTTCGCATGCTTGAGGAGGACCTCCAAATTAATCGGCGTTTAGGCTACCATGGCGCCCAACTCCTTCCTCAGCACGCGAGCGTACTTACTCACTGCAATGCCGGTGCCCTCGCCACAGTGGGCTACGGCACAGCCCTCGGCGTCGTCCGCGCTGCCGTGGAACTAGGCAAAACGGTGGAGGTTTATGCCGACGAAACGCGGCCGCGCCTACAAGGCATGAAGCTCACCGCTTGGGAGTTAGCCCAAGACTCGATTCCAGTCACCATCATAACCGACAATATGGCTGCCGTGCTCATGCGTGAAGGAAAGATTGATTGTGTGATCGTCGGGGCCGATCGCATCGCCGCCAACGGGGATACCGCCAACAAAATCGGCACTTACGGCCTCGCCGTCCTTGCCCACTACCACCGTGTTCCATTCTACGTGGCTGCGCCCGTTTCCACCTTTGACCTTCGCCTTCCATCAGGAGACCTCATCCCTATCGAACAACGTGATCCGCAAGAGGTCACTCATATTCAAGGTAACCGTATTGCTCCAGAAGGCGTGCCCGTTTTGAACCCAGCCTTTGATGTTACCCCCGCCGAGCTAATTCAAGCCTTCATCACAGAAATAGGTGTTCTGCAGCCCCCCTTCGATACCCTGCACGAACGCTTAATCGGCGCTTCGAGCCACCATGAACCCTAA